A portion of the Streptomyces sp. NBC_01335 genome contains these proteins:
- a CDS encoding SAV2148 family HEPN domain-containing protein — MSSGGFELPPGDVSHEGESNDGPPGTVSLAQPLEIGAELGWSAEDWGEVRTRAQRAGRAYIWLNLVEQRLRAVVSAVLRPVYAPVNGEDWVVAAAGPAGQEWVQRAVAVREVSRRKGYLLDPADDNVLSFLTLPQLRELMVQHWPCFEPYFDDRRDVELALDELEVARNVVSRNRALNEAVHAQAERASQRLLTILGGGAAVPSSDRLPVDAVESLVGDRYADVVQVHPDRVRLQRQLPAEDLFGNARRLDAIGIGLNLLVQNFSGRRLVRLAETGCRIRLLFINPASSAVRRRERELNLRKGELSRSVEMNILHMRRVRARLRDPGAFQIQVFDETPRFTAYLVDGDGPDAVGVVQPYLRRARGMEAPVLVLRGGGRAVVRAGQEAEHGLFETYREEFESVWTDSRPVS; from the coding sequence GTGAGCTCGGGAGGGTTCGAGCTGCCTCCGGGTGACGTGAGTCACGAGGGGGAGTCGAACGACGGACCGCCCGGGACGGTATCCCTGGCGCAACCCCTGGAGATCGGCGCGGAGCTGGGATGGAGCGCCGAGGACTGGGGCGAGGTGCGGACACGTGCCCAGCGCGCCGGCCGTGCGTACATCTGGCTGAATCTCGTCGAACAGCGGCTCCGCGCGGTCGTCTCCGCCGTGCTGCGCCCCGTCTACGCTCCGGTCAACGGCGAGGACTGGGTGGTGGCCGCCGCCGGGCCCGCCGGGCAGGAGTGGGTGCAGAGGGCCGTCGCGGTGCGTGAGGTGTCCCGCAGGAAGGGCTATCTGCTCGACCCGGCCGACGACAACGTCCTCAGCTTCCTGACTCTGCCTCAGCTGCGCGAGCTGATGGTCCAGCACTGGCCGTGCTTCGAGCCCTACTTCGACGACCGGCGCGACGTGGAGCTGGCCCTGGACGAGCTGGAGGTCGCGCGGAACGTCGTCTCCCGCAACCGCGCCCTCAACGAGGCCGTCCACGCCCAGGCCGAGCGCGCCTCCCAGCGGCTCCTGACCATCCTCGGCGGCGGGGCCGCCGTCCCCTCCTCCGACCGGCTCCCCGTCGACGCCGTCGAGTCCCTGGTCGGCGACCGGTACGCCGACGTCGTCCAGGTCCACCCCGACCGGGTCCGGCTCCAGCGCCAGCTGCCCGCCGAGGACCTGTTCGGCAACGCGCGCCGGCTCGACGCGATCGGCATAGGGCTCAACCTGCTCGTCCAGAACTTCTCCGGGCGCCGCCTGGTCCGTCTCGCCGAGACCGGCTGCCGGATCAGGCTGCTCTTCATCAACCCGGCCAGCAGCGCGGTCCGCCGCCGCGAACGGGAACTCAACCTCCGCAAGGGCGAGCTGAGCCGGTCGGTGGAGATGAACATCCTCCACATGCGACGGGTGCGCGCCCGACTCCGCGACCCGGGAGCCTTCCAGATCCAGGTGTTCGACGAGACCCCGCGCTTCACCGCCTACCTGGTGGACGGCGACGGCCCCGACGCGGTCGGCGTCGTCCAGCCCTATCTGCGCCGCGCCCGCGGGATGGAGGCGCCCGTCCTGGTCCTCCGGGGCGGCGGGCGTGCGGTCGTCCGCGCGGGGCAGGAGGCCGAGCACGGGCTGTTCGAGACGTACCGCGAGGAGTTCGAGTCGGTGTGGACCGACTCCCGCCCGGTCTCCTGA
- a CDS encoding 3'-5' exonuclease: MSWISGPLVAFDLETTGTDVETDRIVTAAVVRLDPDGTVAEERTWLLDPGVAIPEQASAIHGISTDRAREHGAPAAAAVEEITRTVADGLRSGTPLVVMNARYDLSLLDRECRRYGVESVSERLGGAPSPVIDPLVIDKHVDKYRKGRRALHALCAHYGVPLDAAHDAKADAVAAALVVRRMAERHLPVGAMSLADLHDLQVRAAAEQSVSLQAYLRRTADPAAVVEPAWPLVPRSG; encoded by the coding sequence ATGAGCTGGATCAGTGGGCCGCTGGTGGCCTTCGACCTGGAGACCACGGGCACCGACGTCGAGACCGACCGCATCGTCACGGCGGCGGTCGTGCGGCTCGATCCTGACGGGACGGTCGCGGAGGAGCGCACCTGGCTGCTCGATCCGGGGGTGGCCATACCCGAACAGGCCTCGGCGATCCACGGCATCTCGACCGACCGTGCGCGCGAGCACGGGGCGCCCGCCGCTGCCGCCGTCGAGGAGATCACGCGGACCGTCGCCGACGGGCTGCGCTCGGGGACGCCCCTGGTGGTGATGAACGCGCGCTACGACCTCTCCCTGCTCGACCGCGAGTGCCGACGCTACGGCGTCGAGTCGGTCAGCGAGCGGCTGGGCGGCGCGCCCTCACCCGTCATCGATCCGCTCGTGATCGACAAGCACGTCGACAAGTACCGGAAGGGAAGGAGGGCCCTCCACGCCCTCTGCGCCCACTACGGAGTACCGCTCGACGCCGCGCACGACGCGAAGGCGGACGCCGTGGCAGCCGCCCTGGTGGTGCGCCGGATGGCGGAGAGGCACCTGCCGGTCGGAGCGATGTCCCTGGCGGACCTGCACGACCTCCAGGTGCGCGCGGCTGCCGAGCAGTCGGTCTCCTTGCAGGCCTATCTGCGGCGTACCGCCGACCCGGCGGCAGTGGTCGAGCCCGCCTGGCCGCTCGTTCCCCGGAGCGGGTGA
- a CDS encoding MFS transporter, translated as MTGATAPVTGGIPDGRSLRPLGGVLAAMAVSLTGTRISAVALPWFVLVTTGSATRTGLVAFCEMAPYVLVKALAGPVVDRMGPRVVSWTTDTVSAVAAALVPLLHALHLLSFPLLLSLVAVVGAARGPGDLAKEVMVPEAAERGGVPLERAMGVSGVIERLASTLGPAVGGSLVALLGTLTGLALNAASFALGSIIIGVALPRGVGRAADQEPVAAGSKEPGYWRRFGEGFTFLRGEPLLLTVIVTVGVTNLLDAAINSVLIPLWARESGHGPAAIGLTGSALGVAAVAGSLIAAATAHGLRRKFVVLGGFLLIGAPRFLVLASDAPLWTVVAVFAVAGFGGGFINPVLGAVLVERVPRRMLGRVNALGDSLAWAGIPVGGLLAGAAVTALGLTPVLLTCGALYFLTTNLAGLRPEWREMDRTGRRGVPAPHGGEGASPDRAGAAT; from the coding sequence ATGACCGGGGCTACTGCCCCGGTCACCGGCGGCATACCCGACGGGCGGTCCTTACGGCCGCTGGGCGGAGTGCTGGCGGCCATGGCCGTATCGCTGACCGGTACGCGGATCTCGGCCGTGGCTCTCCCCTGGTTCGTGCTCGTCACGACCGGGAGCGCCACCCGGACCGGACTGGTCGCCTTCTGCGAGATGGCTCCGTACGTCCTGGTCAAGGCGCTCGCGGGGCCGGTGGTGGACCGCATGGGCCCACGGGTCGTCTCGTGGACGACGGACACGGTCAGTGCGGTCGCCGCCGCCCTGGTCCCCCTCCTCCACGCCCTGCACCTGCTGTCCTTTCCGCTCCTGCTGTCCCTCGTCGCGGTGGTCGGCGCGGCCCGCGGCCCCGGCGACCTGGCCAAGGAAGTCATGGTGCCGGAAGCGGCCGAGCGCGGCGGAGTACCGCTGGAGCGCGCCATGGGCGTGTCCGGCGTGATCGAGCGCCTCGCGTCCACCCTCGGGCCGGCCGTGGGCGGTTCCCTGGTGGCGCTGCTCGGTACCCTGACCGGACTCGCCCTCAACGCCGCCTCCTTCGCGCTCGGATCGATCATCATCGGAGTTGCTCTGCCCCGCGGCGTCGGGCGGGCGGCCGACCAGGAACCGGTGGCTGCGGGCTCGAAGGAACCGGGCTACTGGCGGCGGTTCGGCGAAGGCTTCACCTTCCTCCGCGGCGAACCCCTGCTGCTCACCGTCATCGTCACGGTGGGCGTCACCAACCTGCTGGACGCCGCCATCAACTCCGTGCTCATCCCCCTGTGGGCCCGGGAGTCCGGCCACGGCCCGGCCGCGATCGGTCTGACCGGCAGTGCGCTGGGCGTGGCGGCGGTCGCCGGGAGCCTGATCGCCGCGGCGACCGCGCACGGGCTCCGGCGCAAGTTCGTCGTCCTCGGCGGGTTCCTCCTCATCGGGGCTCCGAGATTCCTGGTCCTCGCCTCGGACGCCCCGCTGTGGACGGTCGTCGCCGTCTTCGCCGTCGCCGGCTTCGGCGGGGGCTTCATCAACCCCGTGCTGGGAGCCGTCCTCGTGGAGCGGGTGCCGCGCCGCATGCTGGGCCGGGTCAACGCGCTCGGCGACTCGCTGGCCTGGGCCGGCATCCCCGTCGGCGGGCTTCTCGCCGGGGCGGCGGTGACCGCTCTCGGGCTCACACCGGTGCTGCTCACCTGCGGGGCCCTGTACTTCCTCACCACGAACCTGGCCGGACTGCGGCCGGAATGGCGTGAGATGGACCGCACGGGCCGTCGGGGCGTCCCGGCGCCGCACGGCGGGGAAGGCGCTTCACCGGACCGTGCGGGTGCGGCGACATGA
- a CDS encoding ArsR/SmtB family transcription factor, which yields MTDATERADGSTEKNSVVLDAKGLRALAHPLRVQLVEVLRSHGPSTATRLAERLGVNSGTASYHLRQLGAAGFVEEDAERGNARERWWRSVHRTTELSDWNLVDQEPEAALAYLQSVAATYTLRAQQALNEVQTLPEAWRGTFDMSDWSLWLTPDEAVSLRQELRAVVARYRADGPDAAAGAPKGAQRVDLITHILPEPDTRVPPEERTGSGIASEES from the coding sequence ATGACCGATGCCACGGAGAGAGCCGACGGCTCCACCGAGAAGAACTCAGTCGTCCTGGACGCCAAGGGACTTCGCGCCCTGGCGCATCCGCTGCGCGTGCAGCTGGTCGAGGTGCTGCGGAGCCACGGCCCGTCGACCGCGACCCGCCTCGCGGAGCGGCTGGGGGTGAACTCCGGGACGGCCAGCTATCACCTGCGTCAACTCGGTGCGGCCGGATTCGTCGAGGAGGACGCGGAGCGCGGCAACGCGCGGGAACGCTGGTGGCGTTCGGTCCACCGGACGACCGAGCTCAGCGACTGGAACCTGGTCGACCAGGAGCCCGAAGCAGCGCTGGCGTACCTTCAGTCCGTCGCCGCCACCTACACCCTGCGCGCCCAGCAGGCGCTGAACGAGGTGCAGACACTGCCCGAGGCGTGGCGGGGGACCTTCGACATGAGCGACTGGTCCCTGTGGCTCACCCCCGACGAAGCCGTGTCCCTGCGGCAGGAGTTGAGGGCCGTCGTCGCCCGCTACCGGGCGGACGGCCCGGACGCCGCCGCCGGTGCTCCCAAGGGGGCGCAGCGGGTCGACCTCATCACACACATCCTGCCCGAGCCGGACACACGCGTTCCGCCCGAGGAGCGCACCGGCTCCGGGATCGCGTCGGAGGAGTCATGA
- a CDS encoding phosphotransferase enzyme family protein produces MNEERAREVLTAAGLAGKGSSGPASGAELLALGENAAFAVGDLVVKVGRDATHHPELRERAAREVAVAGWLADCGVPAVRAAEPAPRMVEGHPVTLWHRLPDAVRAPEPRDLAPLLTLVHALPAPEHLTLPRRELLGGVERWLQLAGDAIDPADADYLRARRDGFAAAAAALVPHLPPGPVHGDALPRNVHVGPDGPVLVDLETFSFDLREHDLVVLALSRDRYGLPADAYDAFTAAYGWDVREWDGCAVLRGARETASCAWVAQHAPANPKALDEFRRRVASLRDGDPEVRWYPF; encoded by the coding sequence ATGAACGAAGAGCGAGCACGCGAGGTACTGACCGCGGCAGGACTGGCCGGAAAAGGCTCTTCCGGTCCCGCCTCCGGGGCGGAACTCCTGGCACTGGGCGAGAACGCGGCCTTCGCCGTGGGTGATCTGGTGGTCAAGGTCGGCCGCGACGCGACGCACCACCCGGAGCTGCGCGAACGCGCCGCACGCGAGGTCGCCGTGGCCGGCTGGCTCGCGGACTGCGGGGTCCCGGCCGTACGCGCCGCCGAGCCCGCGCCCCGCATGGTGGAGGGGCACCCGGTGACCCTCTGGCACCGGCTTCCGGACGCCGTGCGGGCGCCCGAACCGCGCGATCTGGCCCCCCTGTTGACCTTGGTGCACGCGCTGCCCGCGCCGGAGCACCTCACCCTGCCCCGCCGCGAGCTGCTCGGCGGGGTCGAGCGCTGGCTCCAGCTGGCGGGCGACGCGATCGACCCGGCGGACGCCGACTATCTGCGCGCGCGCCGGGACGGCTTCGCGGCTGCCGCCGCCGCGCTCGTACCGCACCTGCCCCCGGGCCCCGTGCACGGCGACGCGCTGCCGCGCAACGTGCATGTCGGCCCGGACGGCCCGGTGCTGGTGGACCTGGAGACCTTCTCCTTCGACCTGCGCGAGCACGACCTCGTGGTGCTCGCGCTCTCCCGCGACCGGTACGGGCTGCCCGCCGACGCGTACGACGCGTTCACCGCCGCCTACGGCTGGGACGTACGGGAGTGGGACGGCTGCGCCGTGCTGCGCGGGGCGCGGGAGACGGCGAGCTGCGCCTGGGTCGCCCAGCACGCTCCGGCCAACCCGAAGGCGCTCGACGAGTTCCGCCGCCGGGTCGCCTCGCTCCGGGACGGCGACCCGGAGGTGCGGTGGTACCCCTTCTGA
- a CDS encoding carbohydrate ABC transporter permease: MTLATPAATERTGGRWSGGRWPRQRRADDGRGGERAARDRATWFLVLPALLPILVLSVGPLLYGIGLAFTDAQSGRTRSTQWIGALNFQDLLHDTLFWDSFRIGLLWAVGVTVPQFVLALGLALLLNENLRMRWLARALAIIPWAMPEVVVGIMWRLVYNPDAGILNETIRDLGLGDGRDWLTGFGTALPAVIVVGVWAGMPQSTVALLAGLQNTPHELHEAAALDGAGAWRRFRTVTWPALKPVALSITALNFIWNFNSFALVYVLTSGGPGGRTRLPMLFAYEEAFRYGQFGYAAAMGCVMVAVISVILAVYLAGRLRGGDDK, encoded by the coding sequence GTGACATTGGCGACTCCGGCCGCGACGGAGCGGACGGGCGGTCGGTGGTCGGGCGGTCGGTGGCCGAGGCAGCGCCGCGCGGACGACGGGCGCGGCGGCGAACGGGCCGCCCGGGACAGGGCCACCTGGTTCCTGGTGCTGCCCGCGCTCCTCCCGATCCTCGTCCTCAGCGTCGGACCGCTGCTCTACGGCATCGGGCTCGCGTTCACCGACGCGCAGTCGGGCCGCACCCGCTCCACCCAGTGGATCGGCGCGCTGAACTTCCAGGACCTCCTGCACGACACCCTCTTCTGGGACTCCTTCCGGATCGGACTGCTCTGGGCGGTCGGCGTCACCGTCCCCCAGTTCGTGCTCGCCCTCGGCCTCGCGCTGCTGCTCAACGAGAACCTGCGGATGCGCTGGCTGGCCCGCGCGCTGGCGATCATCCCCTGGGCGATGCCCGAGGTCGTCGTCGGCATCATGTGGCGGCTGGTCTACAACCCGGACGCCGGCATCCTCAACGAGACCATCCGCGACCTCGGCCTCGGTGACGGCCGCGACTGGCTCACCGGCTTCGGTACCGCGCTGCCCGCCGTGATCGTCGTGGGCGTCTGGGCCGGAATGCCCCAGTCCACCGTCGCCCTGCTGGCCGGACTCCAGAACACCCCGCACGAACTCCACGAGGCCGCCGCCCTCGACGGCGCCGGGGCCTGGCGCCGCTTCCGTACCGTCACCTGGCCCGCACTCAAACCCGTCGCGCTCTCCATCACGGCGCTCAACTTCATCTGGAACTTCAACTCCTTCGCCCTGGTCTACGTCCTGACCAGCGGCGGACCCGGCGGACGGACCCGGCTGCCGATGCTCTTCGCGTACGAAGAGGCCTTCCGGTACGGACAGTTCGGCTACGCGGCGGCGATGGGCTGTGTGATGGTCGCGGTGATCTCCGTGATCCTCGCCGTGTACCTCGCCGGCCGGCTCCGGGGAGGCGACGACAAGTGA
- a CDS encoding carbohydrate ABC transporter permease, with product MSMRTGRATRAGQYLALTGYLVFLAFPFLWLISTAFKPARELGSLHPTWIPRHPTLDNFRQAFDEQPLLQAAGNSVLAAVSAGMICVLIATPMAYVMARHRGKLSAAATGWVVISQAFPFVLLIIPLFLILKNLHLINSLAGLIMVYVVWSLPFALWMLVGYVRAVPAELEEAASVDGAGRLRTLVSVTAPLLAPGIVATALFAFITAWNEFFFALVLLKTPEKQTLPVVLTHFIGAEGAADLGPLAAAAFLATLPSLLLFAFIQRRITGGMLAGAVKS from the coding sequence GTGAGCATGCGTACCGGACGTGCCACCCGCGCGGGGCAGTACCTCGCGCTCACCGGGTACCTCGTCTTCCTGGCCTTCCCGTTCCTCTGGCTGATCTCCACGGCCTTCAAACCCGCCCGCGAACTGGGCTCGCTGCACCCCACCTGGATTCCCCGGCACCCCACCCTGGACAACTTCCGCCAGGCCTTCGACGAGCAGCCGCTGCTCCAGGCCGCCGGGAACTCGGTCCTGGCCGCCGTCAGCGCCGGAATGATCTGCGTCCTGATCGCCACCCCGATGGCCTACGTGATGGCCCGCCACCGCGGCAAGCTCTCGGCCGCCGCCACCGGCTGGGTCGTGATCAGCCAGGCGTTCCCCTTCGTCCTGCTGATCATCCCGCTCTTCCTCATCCTCAAGAACCTGCACCTGATCAACTCCCTGGCGGGCCTGATCATGGTCTACGTCGTCTGGTCGCTTCCCTTCGCGCTCTGGATGCTGGTCGGCTACGTCCGGGCCGTCCCCGCAGAACTGGAGGAAGCCGCCTCCGTCGACGGCGCCGGACGCCTGCGCACCCTCGTCTCGGTCACCGCCCCGCTGCTGGCCCCCGGCATCGTGGCCACCGCCCTCTTCGCGTTCATCACCGCCTGGAACGAGTTCTTCTTCGCCCTCGTCCTGCTCAAGACCCCGGAGAAGCAGACCTTGCCGGTCGTCCTCACCCACTTCATCGGAGCCGAGGGCGCGGCCGACCTCGGTCCGCTCGCCGCCGCCGCGTTCCTCGCCACCCTGCCCTCGCTGCTCCTCTTCGCCTTCATCCAGCGCCGGATCACCGGCGGCATGCTGGCCGGGGCGGTGAAGAGCTGA
- a CDS encoding ABC transporter substrate-binding protein encodes MRALTRAAAAAATALTLLLAGCSGGGADGTDADGTVHLRFQSLAWQTESVKANKELVAEWNATHPDIQVDYVQGSWDSVHDQLLTSFEGGEAPDIIHDASDDLADFAYGGYLADLRTLLPGRLTEDIPAASWSTTTFDGGVYGVPFLQEPKVLIANTKILRASGVRIPTADRPWSWQEFRQVTKELTGKGRYGVAWPLKEPVSVTLNLGLSAGGQLFHRGEDGKVDLRFGEGDSVVPRTIHDQVTVDHSAARTALGMGGSDTLPGFFGGKYAMVPLGFAYRQQVVEQAPEGFEWSVLPAPAGSDGTAQGVSPQTLSVSEDSPHKKEAVEFIDFLLDPPNTVRLAKGDWMLPTGTKALADPALHTEDQGWATGTALAQQLRPAPAQSVRGYPEWKDKVATPALQEYYSGTIGLDELTDRLVDDGNRVLARYQR; translated from the coding sequence ATGCGCGCGCTCACCAGGGCGGCCGCCGCGGCGGCCACCGCGCTCACCCTGCTGCTCGCCGGATGCTCCGGCGGCGGCGCGGACGGCACCGACGCCGACGGGACGGTGCACCTGCGCTTCCAGTCGCTGGCCTGGCAGACGGAGTCCGTCAAGGCCAACAAGGAACTCGTCGCGGAGTGGAACGCCACCCACCCCGACATCCAGGTGGACTACGTCCAGGGCAGCTGGGACAGCGTCCACGACCAGTTGCTGACCTCGTTCGAGGGCGGCGAGGCGCCCGACATCATCCACGACGCCTCCGACGACCTCGCCGACTTCGCGTACGGCGGCTACCTCGCCGATCTCCGTACCCTCCTGCCCGGCCGGCTGACCGAGGACATCCCGGCGGCATCCTGGTCCACCACCACCTTCGACGGCGGCGTCTACGGCGTGCCGTTCCTCCAGGAACCCAAGGTCCTCATCGCCAACACCAAGATCCTCAGGGCCTCGGGCGTCCGCATCCCCACCGCCGACCGGCCGTGGAGCTGGCAGGAGTTCCGCCAGGTCACCAAGGAGCTCACCGGCAAGGGCCGGTACGGGGTCGCCTGGCCGCTCAAGGAACCCGTCTCCGTCACCCTCAACCTCGGGCTCTCCGCCGGAGGACAGCTCTTCCACCGGGGCGAGGACGGGAAGGTGGACCTCCGCTTCGGCGAGGGCGACTCCGTGGTGCCCCGGACCATCCACGACCAGGTCACCGTCGACCACAGCGCCGCCCGGACCGCCCTCGGCATGGGCGGTTCCGACACCCTGCCCGGGTTCTTCGGCGGCAAGTACGCCATGGTGCCGCTCGGCTTCGCCTACCGGCAGCAGGTCGTCGAACAGGCCCCCGAGGGCTTCGAGTGGAGCGTGCTGCCCGCACCCGCCGGCAGCGACGGCACGGCCCAGGGGGTGAGCCCGCAGACCCTCTCCGTCTCCGAGGACAGCCCGCACAAGAAGGAGGCGGTGGAGTTCATCGACTTCCTGCTCGACCCGCCCAACACGGTCCGCCTCGCCAAGGGCGACTGGATGCTGCCCACCGGCACGAAGGCGCTCGCCGACCCGGCTTTGCACACCGAGGACCAGGGCTGGGCCACCGGCACCGCCCTGGCCCAGCAGCTCCGACCGGCCCCCGCCCAGTCCGTACGCGGCTACCCGGAGTGGAAGGACAAGGTGGCCACCCCCGCGCTCCAGGAGTACTACAGCGGCACGATCGGCCTCGACGAGCTGACGGACCGGCTGGTGGACGACGGGAACCGGGTCCTCGCCCGCTACCAGCGCTGA
- a CDS encoding SDR family oxidoreductase — protein sequence MKIAVAGGTGTVGRHVVDVVRERGHEAVVLSRSNGVDLVSGSGADEALQGVTAVVDVTSKQTMSAKASAEFFTSVTRLLQASEQAAGVGHHVALSIVGIDRAPHGYYAGKVAQERLVESGAVPWTILRATQFHEFAGQIHGQIRVGPLVAVPRMKSEPVAAREVAERLVELATGSPAGRVPDLGGPRVESMSAMVRAYAHHTGKRGPVVEVPLPGAMGRAMRDGSLVTREPADHGTLTYAQWLWLQRPTV from the coding sequence GTGAAGATCGCAGTGGCCGGCGGCACCGGCACCGTCGGGCGGCATGTGGTCGACGTGGTCCGCGAGCGGGGCCACGAGGCGGTGGTGCTGTCCCGTTCGAACGGTGTCGACCTGGTCTCCGGCTCCGGTGCGGACGAGGCGCTCCAGGGGGTCACGGCGGTGGTGGACGTGACGTCGAAGCAGACCATGTCCGCCAAGGCGTCGGCGGAGTTCTTCACCTCGGTGACCCGGCTGTTGCAGGCCTCGGAGCAGGCGGCCGGGGTGGGGCACCACGTCGCGCTGTCGATCGTCGGCATCGACCGGGCCCCGCACGGCTACTACGCCGGCAAGGTGGCCCAGGAGCGGCTGGTCGAGAGCGGCGCGGTGCCGTGGACGATCCTGCGGGCGACGCAGTTCCACGAGTTCGCGGGGCAGATCCACGGGCAGATCAGGGTGGGCCCGCTGGTGGCCGTACCGAGGATGAAGTCCGAGCCGGTCGCCGCCCGCGAGGTGGCCGAGCGGCTGGTGGAGCTGGCCACCGGCTCCCCTGCGGGGCGCGTCCCCGACCTGGGCGGGCCGCGGGTCGAGTCGATGTCCGCGATGGTCAGGGCGTACGCGCACCACACGGGCAAGCGGGGTCCGGTCGTGGAGGTCCCGCTGCCCGGCGCGATGGGCCGGGCCATGCGGGACGGGAGCCTGGTCACCCGGGAGCCCGCCGACCACGGGACGCTCACCTACGCGCAGTGGCTCTGGCTCCAGCGGCCCACCGTGTAG